CATTCCTTCTATCTTCCTTCAAAGGGAACTTCTCTTTGGCTACTCATGGAACCCTGTGCTTAGGAAAGTCTCTTTCTTTTTGCAGGCTTTGAACATAAGATCACAGTCCAGGCCTCTCCAACCCTGGACAAGCGGAAAGGCTCAGATGGGGCCAGCCCACCCGCAAGCCCCAGCATCATTCCCCGGCTGAGGGCCATTCGCTGTGAGTATCTCCCAAGGCCTTGACCAGTCAGTGAACAGATTTCCCTGAGCACATACCTGGCACCAAGCCAGAGCAACATCAAGGTGGCAGGCGGGTAGGACCCCCCTCCCTTGTTCTCATTGGGGGAAACGGACAACAAGTAAACAGACTGGTGAACAGGATAATTTCCTGTAGTGATACGCACCCTCAAGGAAGTCAGGGGAGGGACTAAAACAGAAGAGCTGCCATTTTTAAATCACAAAGAAAGCCTGTCAGAGAAGCTGAGGTTTAAGTAGGAACCTGCATGGTCAGGAGGAGTAACATATGCAGAGATCTGAAGGAACAGTGTCcctggcagagggaacagcaaagGCGGAAGCCCAGAGGCAGGAACAAGTATGCTGATTATGAGCTGGGAAGGCCAACTTGGATGAAGTAGAAAGAATGGGAGGGAGAGCAGTGAGTTTATGGTCAAGGGTTCAGCAGGAGAGGATTGCCCTGGGCCTTAAGAGCGGGGATAAGGAATCTGGATTTTATCTAAAATCTGAGGGGGAGCCTCTGGAGGGCTGTGAGCAAGGCAGTGATGGAGGAAACTTGACCTTTTCCCTCTGACTGCCATGAGGAGTAGGGATTGTAGGCGGGCAGGAGTCAAGATGGGAGACAGGTGAGACGAGGGTGCTGGGCCAGGGCAGGGACCTTGAATGGGGCAGATGGCCTGTCAGCTGCATGGCAGAGGTACAGGGTTCACTGAGGAGGTGAAGGATTCCCGGTCAGCTTCCCCACTCCATTCTGCTCCATCATTCACCCCTGGCTTCGCCCCACACACCACCCCTGACACACACTGCTGTTTGGGCACCTGCTTTGTACTCAGAGGTCATTCTCCTGGGCAGACACAGAGACAAATAATGACCGAACCGTGGTGGTCAGGATGTTCAACGTGTGATGGGAAcagaggggagagagcagtcGACTCTGCAGGGGACAGGCTGTTCCAGAACACTCCACAGGGACTTGGCATCTGCTCCTCCCTCTGCCTTGCGTCCCCCTGAATCCCTCCCTCACCTTCTTCAAGTCTCTGCTCAGATCTCTCCTTCTCACACACCAGACCGTCCCTAACTCCCCAAGCCCCCTACCAGCTTTCCATGCCCCACACTGCTGACCACCTTCTAGCCCCCGACTCAGGTGGCAACCTAGGGTGACTCCTGTTGATCATCTGTCCTCGGCCCCTAAAATGTAAACTCTTCCAGGGCCAGGGCAGGGTGTCTGGTCTGCTCGTACCACTGCTGTCTTCTCAGCATCTCCCACAGGGCTTGGCACATAGACGGTGCTAGTGAACATTTGGGAATTAAGGGATGGCTGAAGAGTTAACCGGTGAGGGGTGACAGGTGATGACACCGAGGAAGCCAGGACATCATCCCGACAGCTGGAGGGAGTTATGTGAGGATGGCTAGCAGGGAAGGATCATGATTGGAGTCAGAATCCCAGCTCCCTTGGGCTTCCAGGTGGAGGGTGAGACCAAGGTGGGGAGAGTAAGGCTGGAGATCAACTGGGACAGGTTGAGACCCAGTGACCAAGTGGCTTCTCTGGGCCAGTGACCCCCATGGATGGTGGTGGCTGTAGcaccagctgcagcagcagtggtggCGGTGGGACGTGGGGCCGCAGCAGCgcccccctgaagaaggaagagcTGGTCGGGGGCAAGAAGAAGGGCCGGACCTGGGGGCCCAGCTCCACGCTGCAGAAGGAACGGGCTGGTGGAGAGGAGAGGTACTGGCTGCATGGAGCGACCCCCCGCCTCCCGCCCCGTGCCTCTCTCCTAGGCCCTTGGCAGCCAGGCGGCCTATGACTGCCCCCCCCCAACTTTGGTGCCCCCTGCAGGCTGAAAGCCCTGGGAGAAGGAAGCAAACAGTGGTCATCAAGTGCCCCCAACCTGGGCAAATCCCCCAAACACACACCCATCGCCCCAGGCTTTGCCAGCCTCAATGAAATGGGTAAGAGGGTGAGGGTGCCTttaaaagggagggagagggacatTCCCTGGCAAAGGGGAACATAACCCAAGACCAAGGGGTGACCATTCCCCAGGGTTGCACGGAGGGAGCCGGATTTCACTGGCCAGAGGGTAGGACGCATTCCTGGAATGGGAGATAGCTGGTCCCTGGGTGGTGGGGGTCATTCCCaaggggaggggagttggggggaaAAATGCTCAAGAACCACGCTTAGTGGGACTTGCTGATCTTGGTGGGGTCACTGAGGGCAACCCCTTGCCTCCAAGTcccggggtggggggatgggccGAAGGGCCCCGGGCCCAGAGTTAAGTGAGTCAGAGGCCAGTGACGGCCCTCTCCGGTTGCAGAGGAGTTTGCGGAGGCAGACGAAGGCAACAGCGTGCCCCCGTCCCCCTACACCACCCCGTCCTACCTCACGGTGCCGCTGCCCGCCCAGCCCTCCCCGGGGGCGCGGGCGCCATGGGAGCCGGGTCCGCCCGCGCCGCCCGCGCGGCTCGGGCACGGCTCCCGGCGGCGCTGCGAGCTCGCGCTGCTGGGCTGCGCCACGCTCCTGGGCGCCGTGGGCCTGGGCGCCGACGTGGCCGAGGCGCGCGCGGCGGAAGGCGAGGAGCAGCGGCGCTGGCTCGACGGCCTTTTCTTCCCCCGCGGCGGCCGCTTCCCGCGGGGCCTGAGCCCGACCGGGCGCTCTCCCGGCCGCCGCGACGACGCGGCCCCCGGCCCGGGCCTGGCGCCCTCCGCCACCCTTGTGTCACTGTCGTCGGTGTCCGACTGCAACTCCACGCGTTCGCTGCTGCGCTCCGACAGCGACGAGGCTGCGCCGGCCGCGCCCTCTccgccaccctccccacccccgccccagcccagcACCAACCCCCTGGTGGACCTGGAGCTGGAGAGCTTCAAGAAGGACCCCCGGCAGTCGCTCACACCCACCCACGTCACGGCTGCGCGCGCTGTGAGCCGCGGGCACCGGCGGACGCCGTCGGATGGGGCGCTGGGGCAGCGGGGGGCGCCGGAGCCCACGGGCCCCGGCCCTGGTGAGTGAGGCTCCACACGCTCAGAAAAGGGCCCATCTCCCTTGCCCCCGCCAAAGCTCTATGTCCCAGCTCAGCAGGGACCCGCTGGACGCGGAGTCCTCTTGCTTAGCGTGAGGAGAGTCAGTGTCCCCATGGTCCCCACTGCTTCAAGAGGCTTTGTGGATTCCTGGGTAACTGAGACGCAGGAGGAAGCAGGGGTGGCAACTCTAATGCCTCCAGGGGCCAGGCAGGTGACATTAATGGGAACGATTACTAGCGCTAACACCTGTTAGGTACCCGTGCCCTATAGTTTATCAACAGGACAAAGATGATTAGAACAGAAAGGAACTAAGGCACTGCGCTGCTGGTTCTTCCATTACTGTGTTTAATCCTGGCCTGTGTGGCGAGGCGCTGAAATCCCCATTCACAGACAGCAACTTGCCTAAGGTGTCTCTGGGTCTTGGAGAGCCTGCCCAGGGttggagaggcaggagggagtACTAGCAAGGAGACGGGCTCTGAGAGAGAAAGGGCTGCCCAGAGTCGCACCCAGACGAGTGAGCAGTTAGGagtgggggcgggtgggggtggcAAGGTAATGGTCCAAACCCCGTTGGACAGCGGGCCcaacaaaatcagatttttttgtcAAGAGAAGTCCAATTCCAATCTTCATGTAAATGCTCCTGCCTTTTAAACACCACCCTCTGGCCCACCCCACTCACCTCCTCCGATCCTCTCTTACCAGGCCCTCGAGATCCCCTGGACTTCCCCCGCCTGCCTGACCCCCAGGCCCTGTTCCCCGCCCGCCGTCGGCCCCCTGAGTTTCCGGGTCGCCCCACCACCCTGACCTTCGCCCCAAGGCCCCGGCCAGCTGCCAGCCGTCCCCGCCTGGACCCCTGGAAACTGGTCTCCTTCGGCCAGACTCTCAGCATCTCGCCTCCCAGCAGGCCGGACACTCCAGAGAGCCCGGGGCTCCCCAGCATGCAGCCCACGCTGCTCGACATGGACATGGAGGGGCAAAGCCAGGACAGCACAGTGCCCCTGTGCGGGGCCCACGGCTCCCGCTGAGGCCTACCCGCAGCCGCCCGCCTGGGCGGCCCTGAATGTAgcgccccaggccccgccccagcccacCGTGCCACGCGGCAGGGGAGGCCCTGGGCAGGATACTATTTAttggggaaggggggagggagggcacTTAATTTATTCCTTTGTACCCCAGGGGTGGGGCCCTGTGCCTGCCCTgctgtaggggggagggtgggcaggggtaCTCAGGGACAGGGCGTCATAGGGGATTCGGCACAAAATGCAGCATTAAAGGTAACCCCTGCCCCCTACCGCGTTTGGCTCTGTGTCTTTCCCTGGCCCAGGCCCCGGTCCTAGATGATCCCCAGTGGCGCAGCACCCCCCATGCTCCGTCCCGGGCCTCTCTGGATTTCTGAGTCCAGGGGGTGTAGCCTAGGCCCTTGTCCCCACAAGAATACCACACAAAGAAGTTATGGTCACCAGTGATGAGTGCTTTACCAGAGAACTCGGTATGAATGAGTCAGGGGAAGTTACACGGtgaggtgaggtgggaggggggaggggggagtagGGACACTCCCCCAGGTTGGCCTCAGCCAACGACGTCCCGAGTCCCAGGCCCGGCCCCACTGTCTTCCCGCTGGAGGCTGCAGCGGTTCATCTTGAGCTGAGTCAGCTGGATGTAGCGCAGGACGTTGGTGTCTGCAGGAGAGGCGGGCAAGGCATTATCTGTGTGTCCTGGGGCAGCAGGTGACATCCGCACCACCTTGACTCATACGTCATGGTCCCCATCCTCCACTGGCTCCCCCACACAGCCTGTGTCGCCAGAGCCCTTCTCACAAAGCCCAGCCAAGCAGGCAGAGCAGGACGTGTCACACCTCCACACTTTCGTATCTGCCATGCCTTCAGCCAGGCACGCCTGCGCTCAGAGACTCCTGTCGCACTTCTCACCCTCCAGCAACACTGGAGGAAGTGTGTTCTCTCCAAAGCCCTTAGAGGAAAACTCTCCTCACACCCTGGGCCATGCACCTGTTGTGCTCCTACTTCATTGGTTATTAATACAGAACTGAGTCTTCTGCCTCCTCCACCCCATGTGcgtgtgcgcacgcacacacacacaccctatgaTCTCCCATCGGGCAAGGAACAAGCCTCCATGTCTGCCAACCCCTCCCCCTGCTAATTTTCTGGCATTGCCAGGAAAGGTGAATGAATAGGTGAGTGTGTGAATGGGTTAGTGAGTAGGTGAATGAGTTTGAGGGGGGATAGGCAAATGGAGATGGAGGCCGGTGGAGGGGCCGCGGGCAGAGGTTGTGAGTGGCCAGGAAAGTGACTAAATAGGTGAACAGAAGGTATCAGGGTGGGTTAATGGCCAAAGAGCTGAGAGGTGGTTGGGGGAATGCCAGGAACGACAGGTGAGTGGACACGAATCACTGGCAGGTGAGTGGATGAGTGTGTGTGAGGAGTAGATGGATAAAGAGTGGGCGTGGGGTAGGGGGCACAGCACTCGCTGAAGCCGCTCTGCCCTCATGCTCCTTCCCttgtttcctcctctctcccaccctcacTTGCTCCCACCCACCTGTGGGCTCCCGGCTGCGGGCCTCCTGCAGGTAGCACAAGGCGCGTGCATAGTCACCCAGGTGGTAGAAGGCAATGCCGGCGCGGTAGGTAGCCTTGAAGTTGCCCTGCTGCTTCTCCAGCACCTTGAGGCAGTACTCGCGCACCCGCTCATAGTTCACCAGCTCCGACTGCAGGAGGCAGGCTGCGGGAGCACCGGAACCGGCGCTCTCACAGCCTGTCGACACTGAGGCCTCGGCTGATCGCGAGGAGCCTGGCCTTCAGGCTCCAGAGAATCAATCCCTTCCGTTTCAGACGGCGGAGCCCAGCCTACAGGCTTGCTCCGGCCACCAGGAAACGCCAAGCTTCTGACCAATCAAGACAGAATCAATCTGCGCCGCCGCTAGAGGGCGCGAAAAACACACAGCGGGGCTCTCGGAGCTTCCTTAGCTGAGAGGTGTCTGTTAGGGAGAGTACTAAGGGCGATctcagagatggtgagggatgggCCCTTGAATGACTCCTCCAGGGTAAGTTTTTCTCACCTGAGATTCGCAGGTGGCAGCCCAAAGCCCATTTCCTGCATCCCAGCTCCTTCCATCCCTAGACTCCCAACACCTCTCCCTAATCAAGTTTTTAGTTCTTCCCCCACCTCACAGACCCCAGCCCTAACGCCTTCAAGCCTCCAGCCCCAACCCCAAGGCTTGAGGAGTACCTCTCACGTCCCGCCCCTCTCACATAGGCACCCTCTGCGCTCCCCGACGGCCGTACCCGTGAGAGAGTCGTAACATTCCACCTCTGTGTTCTCCACCAGGCGCCGCTGCTCCTCGCTGAGGCGGGCTGGCCCGGGGCTGGTGGCgggcccgggggtgggggcgggcaggcCTCCAGGGCGGGCTCCCTGCGCCGCCTTCAGCTGCAGTAGCGCTCGATGATACTTGCCGATGGCTTCCCGGAACTTCTTCTCCCGGTAGCAGCGCTGACCCTCCGCCTTAAACGCCACGGCGGCCCGCAGGCTGCTGTCGAGCGCCGCACCCAGGGCTCCCGACGCTTCTGGGGTAGGACTGGACCGGGCCGATCCATGGCGGGGGCTGGGGCCCGGCGGGGAAAGGGCGGGAGGCGGGCGCGGCGGAGGCTCCGGGGCAGCGCTGAGCATCAGCACCGGGGACAGCGCGCCGCGCTGCATTGTGGGAAACTCCTGCGGCCGCCGCCGCAGCTACCGCATCGCCCCCCGCGGGGCTGGTCCCCACCCTTTCTCCGCCCCCGCACCTCCGACAGCCGACTCCGGCTGCCCCCTATGGGTCTAGAGAAACCCCTCAAAACCCCACTCTTCAAAACCCTTCTTCCCACTCCTCTTACCTTCCCCACCCTGCTGCTTGCTCTCCTCCCCTATGCCCAGAGCTCCCGAACCTTTCTAGGAGGAAGGAACAAGTCTGGGGGAAAGAGCAGGAAGATAACCTCATGGAAAGCTGGTTTTCAGACCGGTAGGCATCTGGCATAGTTGGATAAGAACACAGGCCATGGATTCAAGCTGCCCAAATTCCTACTTATTTTCTCACTAGTTGTTGACTTGGACAAATCATCCAAATTACCTGTGATTCTGTATCCTCATCCATGACACAGGGCTATGATAGCAAATGTGGAACACACTCGTTTATCTATGCAACAAACAAATATTGACTGATACCTTTCTGTGCCCAATTCTGGGACTGGGTGATGCTGGGACATAGGAGGGACTGAGAGCACCTCAGAGTCTACCCTCACTGGGTTCCTTGGCAAGTGGGGAGACAGACCGGTGATCAGACAGTGGCAGCCCAGAGTGGGCTAACCTGGGAGGTAGAGGCAGAGGGGCCAGGGCTGCAATGGGGGAAACACAACAAGCTCTGCGGATCCACAGGAGGCACAGCCGGCAAGGGCTGAGATGGTGAATGAAGACTTCCTGAAGGAGGGGAGAACTCGATGAACAGAGAGATCTGCTTCTTTCCCTCAGCTAGCTCACTGTCTGGGTAGAACAAGACAGCAAGAAAGCAGTCAAGTGACAGCGCAGCGTGAGGGTCACAGTAATAAAAAATGCACAGAGCAAGAAACACACGAGAGATTTGCGAGACAAAAAGAGCAAATGATTGTCCTGCAACCCTCCTTAGCCGCTCAGTGCTGAGACCTTGAGTAAGCTCCTCGGTCTTCCTCCACCTTCCTTGTGTGTAACATGGGGGTAG
The genomic region above belongs to Budorcas taxicolor isolate Tak-1 chromosome 18, Takin1.1, whole genome shotgun sequence and contains:
- the TTC9B gene encoding tetratricopeptide repeat protein 9B — its product is MDEDTESQRGALSPVLMLSAAPEPPPRPPPALSPPGPSPRHGSARSSPTPEASGALGAALDSSLRAAVAFKAEGQRCYREKKFREAIGKYHRALLQLKAAQGARPGGLPAPTPGPATSPGPARLSEEQRRLVENTEVECYDSLTACLLQSELVNYERVREYCLKVLEKQQGNFKATYRAGIAFYHLGDYARALCYLQEARSREPTDTNVLRYIQLTQLKMNRCSLQREDSGAGPGTRDVVG